The following proteins are encoded in a genomic region of Protaetiibacter sp. SSC-01:
- a CDS encoding metal-dependent transcriptional regulator: MARTASSTIEDYLKVIYSHTEWQETPITGSQLAARLGLVPSSVTEMIKKLVSQGLVTHAPYGAITLTDAGRAEALRMVRRHRLVETWLVEGFGYTWDEVHDEAEVLEHALSDRLLAAIDAQLGHPVRDPHGDPIPDADGVVRRPDAVLASQLEPGTRGRVARISDRDPEVLRRLGDERIGLDTVVEVGELPDGAADSVWVEVIR, encoded by the coding sequence ATCGCTAGAACCGCGTCGTCGACCATCGAGGACTACCTCAAGGTCATTTACAGCCACACCGAGTGGCAGGAGACCCCCATCACGGGCTCGCAGCTCGCCGCGCGTCTGGGGCTCGTGCCGTCGAGCGTCACCGAGATGATCAAGAAGCTCGTGAGCCAGGGGCTCGTGACGCACGCGCCGTACGGGGCGATCACGCTCACCGACGCCGGCCGCGCCGAGGCGCTGCGCATGGTGCGCCGTCACCGGCTCGTGGAGACGTGGCTCGTGGAGGGCTTCGGCTACACGTGGGACGAGGTGCACGACGAGGCCGAGGTGCTCGAGCACGCGCTGAGCGACCGACTGCTCGCGGCGATCGACGCCCAGCTCGGCCACCCCGTGCGTGACCCGCACGGCGACCCGATCCCCGACGCCGACGGCGTCGTGAGGAGACCGGATGCCGTGCTCGCCTCGCAGCTCGAGCCCGGCACCCGCGGCCGCGTGGCCCGCATCAGCGACCGCGACCCGGAGGTGCTGCGCCGGCTCGGCGACGAGCGGATCGGCCTCGACACCGTCGTCGAGGTGGGCGAGCTGCCGGATGGCGCCGCGGACTCCGTATGGGTTGAGGTCATCCGCTAG
- a CDS encoding Nramp family divalent metal transporter: MVAGVAYLDPGNVASNASAGAEYGYLLVWVVVLANAMAWLIQYLSAKLGVATGSSLPALLGKRIRSRPGRYAYWLQAELVAMATDIAEVIGGAIALNLLFDLPLLLGGVITGSVSMALLVLHSRRGPQIFERVVVGLVAIIAIGFCAGLVVAPVDGAEAVGGLVPRFTDAGSVLLAASILGATVMPHAIYAHSALTRDRFGRVEEGPRRRLVLRATRVDVTIALAIAGTVNLVILLLAAATLPGVAGTDTLEGAHEAIGTALGPVVATLFAVGLLASGLASTSVGAYAGAEIMQGLLRVRIPLMVRRLVTLLPALGLLVAGAPPTLSLVLSQVVLSFGIPFALVPLVWLTTRRELMGDARNSAWTTVLASVSAAPLIALNATLLVLLATGA, translated from the coding sequence ATGGTCGCGGGCGTCGCGTACCTCGACCCGGGCAACGTCGCGAGCAACGCGAGCGCGGGCGCCGAGTACGGCTACCTGCTCGTGTGGGTCGTCGTGCTCGCGAACGCGATGGCGTGGCTCATCCAGTACCTCTCCGCGAAGCTCGGCGTCGCGACGGGCAGCAGCCTTCCCGCCCTGCTCGGGAAGCGCATCCGCAGCCGCCCGGGCCGCTACGCCTACTGGCTGCAGGCCGAGCTCGTGGCGATGGCGACCGACATCGCCGAGGTGATCGGCGGCGCGATCGCGCTCAACCTGCTCTTCGACCTGCCGCTGCTGCTCGGCGGCGTCATCACGGGCTCGGTGTCGATGGCGCTGCTCGTGCTGCACAGCCGACGCGGTCCGCAGATCTTCGAGCGCGTCGTGGTGGGGCTCGTCGCGATCATCGCGATCGGGTTCTGCGCGGGGCTCGTCGTCGCGCCCGTCGACGGCGCCGAGGCCGTTGGGGGTCTCGTGCCGCGCTTCACGGATGCCGGCTCGGTGCTGCTGGCCGCATCGATCCTCGGCGCGACGGTCATGCCGCACGCGATCTACGCGCACTCCGCACTGACGCGCGACCGCTTCGGCCGCGTCGAGGAGGGTCCGCGCCGGCGGCTCGTGCTGCGGGCCACCCGCGTCGACGTGACGATCGCCCTCGCGATCGCCGGAACCGTCAACCTCGTGATCCTGCTGCTCGCGGCGGCGACCCTCCCGGGCGTCGCGGGAACCGACACCCTCGAAGGCGCGCACGAGGCGATCGGCACCGCCCTCGGCCCCGTCGTCGCGACGCTCTTCGCCGTCGGGCTGCTCGCATCCGGGCTCGCGTCGACGTCGGTGGGCGCCTACGCGGGCGCCGAGATCATGCAGGGGCTGCTGCGCGTGCGCATCCCGCTCATGGTGCGCCGACTCGTGACGCTGCTTCCGGCGCTCGGGCTGCTCGTCGCGGGCGCGCCGCCGACGCTCTCGCTCGTGCTGAGCCAGGTGGTGCTGTCGTTCGGCATCCCGTTCGCGCTCGTGCCCCTCGTGTGGCTCACGACGCGACGCGAGCTCATGGGCGACGCGCGCAACAGCGCCTGGACGACCGTGCTGGCATCCGTCTCCGCGGCTCCGCTCATCGCGCTCAACGCGACGCTGCTCGTGCTGCTCGCGACGGGGGCCTGA